From the genome of Megalopta genalis isolate 19385.01 chromosome 13, iyMegGena1_principal, whole genome shotgun sequence:
aatgaccttaggtaTCCCCCCACTTTCGGCGGTTAAAGTAATTatagaacaccctgtatgtattcCATACTGAAGAAATAAGGATATGAATTTCACGCTATGATACCTCTttcaaaaaaattttttttgttatgcaaaaaatttatttacaaaattaatttctgcGGATTTAAATTCAGTGTAAAAAATGCTATAAAAACATATatctaaacaaatttttttaaagtagaaaacattttcaaaagcgaaaaaaaatgtttcgaacaaaagtgatgcatatttTTACGCGGAATATAATTccgtaataaaaaatataggtttatCATAAGAAAAGCAAGATGACCATGAAATGACCATTTGATTCCCCACTCGAAATACTAACGGACATGTGTcagtatatttttttaaatcacaTGTCTACGACATCTTTTACAATCTCAAGTTAAatggaacaccctatatatgtatatggaaGTTTTActtatacaatacaatataaggGTTTTAGCAATAAAAAAATTGCcgcaatataataaaatatatttaataataatttaaaaataaaatatgacCATTATTCTACATTATGTTAGTTAAACGCTGTATTGCACTTTAATTGGCTGAAGGTTCATCTACTTCGGATAAACCTGATTCATCAAGCATGTTTccactttttctctttctcgccATTTCTCATTTTACCATAATAAACTGCGGCTACAAACACCGCGCGGATACGTCtttatttacttattacttTATTTACTTATCAACTATAAGTAAGATTTGTGCAAAAATCCTTTGTTCCAGATATTCGAAAATGGTGGTGACGCACGGGTTGATCTTATTACTGATGATTCCCCAGTTCTTCTCAAGTCGAGTAGTCGAGATCGGTGGTAACGACGAAAATATCGACAACGCCTTAATCAAAACCGCAGAGACTCGAAGCCCAACCTGCAATGGGGACGATAGCCTCATACTTTCGAATTTAAATTACACAGAAATTCCAATCGATCTCATTAGGAACGGCACCATTAGACAAATAAATTTAGAAGGCAACAAAATAAGGGACATATCCGCTGACAAATTCAATGGCGTTCCAAATTTAGAATGCTTGAATCTGGCATCCAACGAGATTACATTAAGCCAAGTACTAAGTTTGAAAAATATGAGTGCGAGAACTTTGGTCCTGGATGATCTGAGTGTACCGATCAAGGACAAGTTAGGCAACGAGGGAGGGTACTTTCCCAATGTGGAAAATCTTTCCTTGAATAAGATCAATCGTTTTGCTGTTACAACTTCTTTCAAAGATATGTTTCCTCGGCTTGATAGATTATTTTTGATGCAGATTCCTAATATCCAAGCAGCGTTCGATTTTGTCACAGAATATCTACCGGGCACATTACGGCACTTGCATTTACAGAACAGCGGGTTAGATAGTCTTAATTTGTATAGCGTGGGCAACCTACAGTCTTTATATCTCGACGGAAACAATCTTAGGGACGGCTTTAGAATAGCAGGGGACGCTAACAATCTACAAGTTGTATCGTTAAGAAGATGTGGTTTTACTGCAAATTACATAAAAGTGTTCTTTCCATATTCTCGACATGCTTTAACGTTTCTCGATTTATCCGAGAATCTGATGGATTATCTACCTATAAACATGCTCGAACGGGCTATCAATCTTGAGACATTGGGTCTGAGTAAAAACGAGTTCACGCAAATACCAGACCTTAAAAGGCAATCGCGACTACGCATATTGTTGTTGAGCTACAACAATATAAGCCTCCCAAGTCAGATGGCGGACTTGCTACCAACTTCCTTAAGAATACTGAGTCTTCGAGGCAATAATATAACTTCTATCGGTGAAAAAACGTTTGAGAAACTTACTGAACTCGAAGAGCTCGATTTGTCAGAAAACAAACTGGCACTTCTGCCTCCTACGTGGACACACGATTTGAAGAATCTCAAACGCTTACTTTTAAACTCGAATATGTTCAAGCATTTTGCAGACATATCGTTGACACCAGCTTTAAGTAATTTGCAGAACGTGTATGTGGCACGAAATACAATGACAGAGATCTCCGAACGTGAATGGTCTACGATACCTGAAAATACTACAGTCCATATGTAAAACAGTGTTTCTTATCTAAAATGCAGGAAGTTTTTAACTCGAACTTGTCTTCCACCTCCTTCGCCAGCCTTAAATTCTGCATTTTCTTTCCTCCTCCAACCAGTACCTCCCACCTTTCATCTCTCCACCTATCCTAAAATTCACTGCCCTTTTCCATCTATGTTTCATTTGCCCTTTCATTAAATTCCCAGGCATTCTCTTGCCTTTTACCACTTGTTGCACCTCGATTTCCTTATTTTCTCCCATCTTTCCTTTTCCTGTATCATTCTCTCCCTCTCCACCAGCATGATATAATTGTCCTGTTCCACAATACCAAAATGTGCCTCTCCCGAAATCATTCAACTTTACAGCGTCCTTATAGCATGTGGAGTCCACTTCAGGAATAGGTTCTACacatgaaaataataaaacgcATCCCTATCCAACATTGTTCTTGAATTATGGTGAGTTTCTTCTTCAACACACCGTACTTGCTCGTCTTCAAGGTAAATGTTCGAAATGAGCTCCTTATATTTAAACACAAGCCTGGCAACGTTTACCCTTTCCATTTGTTCAAAACGCCTTCAGCGGTGCGTTCAATTACAAAGAGCTCATTTCGAATATTTGTCGTGAAGATTAGCAAATACGATATGTTAAAGAAGAAACTCGTCCCCATAACTCGAAAGCAaaatcgaataagacatatatttatataaagatTTTTTCATTGTTTTTATGTGTAGAATCTATTCCTGAAGTGGATCCCACATTCTAAGGGGCACTCTGGATATAAACATTCTTTgctagatataataataataataaaaatcgaggTGGTAATATCTGTTTACTAATATTGGACATATAAGTAGTGTGCAAAACGTACAATTTTACTTTGGACTTTACGATTTTGTATTTAGAACGCCGTATCTTAGCACAGAATTATCTAAAACGAATAACATTTTGGATTTGGGAGCTTTAAAATCGTCTCAGTTTATAGCAAACCAAACTTTCTCAGTATATATTAAACttaagaaattgaattttggcTATGGAACGCTGCTTGGCATCTTTGTCTATGAATATCGAAAAATCAACAAGAGATTAAGCCGTAATTAATTTAGCTTTTAAATTGAGAAACTTTTTATGTTATCtactaattatatttttaagaaTATCTCGTCTTACTTAAAGAACTAAAAAAATTAAAACGTGACACTTATAACATTATGTCGTTATTCCGTAAAAAATAATGAAGTCTTCAATATGGTTTTtgctttttttttcattttatgtaAGTATAGTTATCAGCTTAATTATAAGATATGTATCCGGCATGTATTTAACACATATTAGATTTTGTTCGGTTGTTTGCACGCTATTAAATGGAAAAAATAAGGCAAAagctaacaaaataaaaatgttaccaCATAACTGAACACTTAGAAAGTATCCAGTATGCAGCATCACTTCTTTCTTGTATCTCATAAGTACTGGTTGCCCGTAAAATATATAACCCCTTTTTCAACACCTTGTAAATTATATAGCATcaataatataaatgatttaataaataattgaacaaCAATCTATGACAAGTTcgtttattatatcattattttgTATTAGGAATTATTACAAATGTATAAATGTTAATAATTTATGAGAGATATTAAAAGAGTTTAGAGAAGTTACTGCTTGTACACAATCCAACAAGAAAATTGCCCTTCTTCTTAAAAATGTATTCCAAATGCAACCTTTAAACTGATAATCTGCTAATAGCAACACAACATAGATAAAGCTATGAATTTCTATCTTACTTAGTCAACTTAACGAATTTATTTTCTTCGTTTTATGGTCATAATTTCATCAAAAGTTTTGAAGACACGTAAAATAATATGAAAGagcatatttaataaattatttcgttaaagaAAGATATACCACAATGACAAGAATTGTTCAAATATAGTAGAATGAAACTTACAATATTATGAATGTGTGATCCTCGTTAGAATATGGGTGAATTCAAGTTTGGACTGCTTGGAGTCGAAACAGGTGTTGATGGAGTACCTGGTGGTGAAGCTTCCAACGGACATACCAAATTACCATAATCTACTTCGTTTTTGCTTTTTTTACGTTTCAATGTAAACTGAGATTTTTTTGGTATCTAAATTGTATATTAACAAGCTTCATTGTAATTGTCACATTTCTGTATTTAAGTACATATAGAAATTTACATACCTTTAAGCGAGCAGTAAGCGTTAGTGGCACAAATCCTAAAGTACTCtcaatttctctttttctttgtaCAACTTCTCTACCCAGAATTTGATTAAAGTGTGTGGTCAAATGTCTGCGAAGAAGCGTTTTTCCAGGAGAAATACTAAGTAATGCAGCTAATAATTCAGAAGTAAATCTTCCCTCATACACCATCAAACCACCATGTACCCCAGATCCTCTCATATTAGGAGCATATTCTGCTAGATCTACTACTCTCAACCATTCCATTACTCGATGATTAGTCCAAAGATGAATATTATCACCATCGGCTCCATTACCATTTGTTGATCTTCTTTCAAGATTATCAAACTCAAAATTTAATTCTCGCAAGACCTTTAGAAAAGTAAAAATTATCAATATGTTAGTGTATCTTTAACACCCGCACAGTAAAGCGTTGTATAAGTCTTATGAAATTATAACATCTTTTGAGTACAAATTAAATGGTATAAAAACTTTTCAGTAAAAGAAGATTTTGTTCATCATATTATCAGTTTAGGAGATACGACAAACAATCATTgacttttaaaataaattcaatataTGTCTTTTTTGCTAGATTATTTGGTACCATGAGCAAAGTACTATTCATTATGCATATAGTTTTACAAAGGAAATGGAAGAAATAGCATCTGTGTTGAAAATATCAATAATCCGTAAATCTGATAGTTTTAAAATGATCACCGTCCGTATAGTTGGCTGAGTCTTTACTTTACTACAATGGAATTAATTGATACAGTCTTTGCAAGTATATGTCATAAAAGGTACCTGAATGCCTCGTCTTAAGCTTGCAGCATGTAATTGTGCATTCACTCCAAGATTTAATAAATCTTCAGTAGTCAATCTGTGTAACATTCTTCCATCAATTTTACCATTCTGAAATGCCTCCTTATGTTGTGGTAAACCTATATCATCAAGCCATCGTAAAACTGCAGCATTATCCatctataattaaataaatatttacaattcATATTCTATATATAAAGAAAGTAAAGTAAAGAATTGAAAAGACAAATCAAATTAGTAATCACAACTTTATGGTCACCTTATCAGATCCAAGAAAATCAACTCCATCAGATTTTTCCGACTCTATCGCGTACAATAACTTCTTCCTGTGAAGAATATTCTTAATTTCTAATTCCTTTTCGATTTGTTGAGGAGAAGATTCAATTAATTTTGTCCCAGTGGCGCCCCACCGCCTCAATTCACATGTATAACATTCTAATCCTAAATTTGTGAGCCATCCTTTAATTTCTTCCATTGATAATTCTATCAAAGGCTTCTGTGTGATTACTTGTAATCGGCAGTTTGAGCTTTCTATAATAACGTTCTTCTCTTCTTCAGCTAAAGAAGATACAAAAAAAGCTCAATTAGAAAATATTACAGTAGATGTTAATGTTTTTCTTATGACGGTAGGTTTCCGTAATAGcagaatataatattaaaaaggaAAATAACGTTAATAGGCTGATCAATATTCTTTGATAATGTCATCAATTGAATGATTAGATTATTTGATGTtgcatataaatgatattctacaatataagtgaaatacaTATTATTTTCTGAAGCCAGGAATACATACAAATTTCCCATGCAGTAAATAAGAAGCGGCTTTATAAAACAAAGGGCCTAGCCGATTAAGATGGTCAATTTTGCCCTTAGAGGTTTTTTAATGGCTATTATACCGTTCGATAATTGACCAAGAAAAACTCATTGTTTTcgagatatcttcaattttCCGATTTTTGGGGGGAGTTTTCCACTTTttataaccacagcttgcaaccgaaaaatctgaaaaaattctataatatgcGGCTTGATGTCTGAAATAAACcacattttttcaaaattttaaaagaTCACCGAAGGAGAAAATGGGCGGAAAAACGCCTAGATCTAATTTACCCTGTAATTATCCTCACGGGCAAGTtacagggttgaaattttgcctAGATAAGTTTTTCATGGTCAGCTACCAAACGGTATAATACTTAGTAAAAAACCTCCAAGAGCAATTTTGACCACCTTAATCGGCTAGACCCTTTATTGATTGACGAACtactagcttaaaatcaatattaAGTTATTGGTCATGATTGCCTGTCACATAAAAAGAATAAACGATAAATGCATTTTTGTAAAACATTTGATAATGCATGCCTAGAGAAAAATCGCAACCTAGAGTAGGCGCAGACAGACATCTCGCGGAGGCTCCTCTAATGGCCAATGGTACTGTTGTGTGTGTTCCAGAAGCTAAACTGGGAACCTTACCGAACACTACGCCTTTCTTTGAAGAACTCAGGGGCCTAGGGAGACTACTATATTGGCTGGTATGCCTTCCGAATTTCTCTCCCTGCAATAAATACGTCTGTAgtgaaaaaaaatgcaaaaacttTGATTTCTTTAAACGTTATCTTAATCTCCACAATACTAACTAACTGATGGTCTTGCAGAAGACTATGGTCAGGACCACGCATACTTGTCAAGATGCCTTAATTTGCCTAGATATTTCAAAATTTATATTTGACCGATTAATTTGAAATGTACTTCGTACGACTATTATAGTTGGtgctataatttaataaaaataattttatgttCTAATGGAACATTAATCcacgaaatatttaaaaatgtgtACTTATACTAAATAAGAAACTACTGTCATGTTTAATGATATTGTTAGAAATAATGGGATCGTAACAaccatttaaaaaataaaattattgttgAGGAAAAAATATGAAACATATTCTTCTGGATATTTTTTTGAGAACGGAAATCAACCTACACCGGTTCCTTTGCTTATACTATAAGTTTTATAAAAACTACCACTAAACAAAGTCCTGCATTACAATGAGGGCAAAAATATACAGtgtctttttttcttttgtgtTTTGAGCATACCGCGCATCTTCTTTGTGGCCTCACTCGCGCTGAGTAAACACGAAGAAAATCCCGTTATGTAGTCAAAATTCCGTAGTCGCGGCCAAATTCTTCAAAAAGGACGCGACATGAAAATTGCGAAGAAGAGAGCGCGACAGGACTACAGAAACGACCCGATTCGTCAGCAAGGCTACGCAATGGTAGAGTCGATACTCTAGCGGCAGTCATGTTTGGGTATAATTCTCCTTGCAATAACTAAGGCAAATAAACTTAACTACAAAGTAGAATTTCTTCAATTCATTCACACAAACACTTACATACGTACTTCCTCATACTgttaattttaaattttaatttcttgtACTTATATTTTGCTTCTCTGAATGTAGtaatgtttaaaattatttagtGCCTTATTAACATTACTTATATTCAATacgatataaaattaatttgagCTATTGAATAAATGTGTTATACATATATTGAAATCGGTTAAAGAACAGATTTGACTATCTCATCCAATTAAGTCCTTTATATCAAGACCTTGTTTAGAAAATGGGATTTTCaatatacttttatacttttatacaaGTAattgaaatgaacattttattactactactatatttAAATTAACTTACGTTTAAGACAGGACTTGTACTGTGAAGTGCAAGATTTTCATGTTCTAAACTAG
Proteins encoded in this window:
- the Liprin-beta gene encoding liprin-beta 1 isoform X1, encoding MYMDEENSTITKIPIRSIMEEKDEGYARGSDTSETMFRTKQWDDRCIPSEGYDPPGAPNCDQEEDEFANIDCFEHHIYKSDSCFCQHRPLGYTEMIGLRGSVPNLCSTTSMTQMGSYSPFCSAFYNMRSFLSFVLFFIIFAFIFIDILIWLYSLCAKNHNCQENTKEHKGNQSNQSFDAGTKRPFRNRIDCEQRLRSQTDLFLRRKESFNCCSLQYFQISRKWKEYLVKTQERLRKLEDERAALRMEVSVLSEQVEAQSNKIQELETMLREKKDSLRRMEEVLQKEMLSRSALETQKLELLSSLSEMKLRQASLEHENLALHSTSPVLNGEKFGRHTSQYSSLPRPLSSSKKGVVFGKVPSLASGTHTTVPLAIRGASARCLSAPTLGCDFSLAEEEKNVIIESSNCRLQVITQKPLIELSMEEIKGWLTNLGLECYTCELRRWGATGTKLIESSPQQIEKELEIKNILHRKKLLYAIESEKSDGVDFLGSDKMDNAAVLRWLDDIGLPQHKEAFQNGKIDGRMLHRLTTEDLLNLGVNAQLHAASLRRGIQVLRELNFEFDNLERRSTNGNGADGDNIHLWTNHRVMEWLRVVDLAEYAPNMRGSGVHGGLMVYEGRFTSELLAALLSISPGKTLLRRHLTTHFNQILGREVVQRKREIESTLGFVPLTLTARLKIPKKSQFTLKRKKSKNEVDYGNLVCPLEASPPGTPSTPVSTPSSPNLNSPIF
- the Liprin-beta gene encoding liprin-beta 1 isoform X10 produces the protein MYMDEENSTITKIPISLCAKNHNCQENTKEHKGNQSNQSFDAGTKRPFRNRIDCEQRLRSQTDLFLRRKESFNCCSLQYFQISRKWKEYLVKTQERLRKLEDERAALRMEVSVLSEQVEAQSNKIQELETMLREKKDSLRRMEEVLQKEMLSRSALETQKLELLSSLSEMKLRQASLEHENLALHSTSPVLNGEKFGRHTSQYSSLPRPLSSSKKGVVFGKVPSLASGTHTTVPLAIRGASARCLSAPTLGCDFSLAEEEKNVIIESSNCRLQVITQKPLIELSMEEIKGWLTNLGLECYTCELRRWGATGTKLIESSPQQIEKELEIKNILHRKKLLYAIESEKSDGVDFLGSDKMDNAAVLRWLDDIGLPQHKEAFQNGKIDGRMLHRLTTEDLLNLGVNAQLHAASLRRGIQVLRELNFEFDNLERRSTNGNGADGDNIHLWTNHRVMEWLRVVDLAEYAPNMRGSGVHGGLMVYEGRFTSELLAALLSISPGKTLLRRHLTTHFNQILGREVVQRKREIESTLGFVPLTLTARLKIPKKSQFTLKRKKSKNEVDYGNLVCPLEASPPGTPSTPVSTPSSPNLNSPIF
- the Liprin-beta gene encoding liprin-beta 1 isoform X11 encodes the protein MYMDEENSTITKIPIRSIMEEKDEGYARGSDTSETMFRTKQWDDRCIPSEGYDPPGAPNCDQEEDEFANIDCFEHHIYKSDSCFCQERLRKLEDERAALRMEVSVLSEQVEAQSNKIQELETMLREKKDSLRRMEEVLQKEMLSRSALETQKLELLSSLSEMKLRQASLEHENLALHSTSPVLNGEKFGRHTSQYSSLPRPLSSSKKGVVFGKVPSLASGTHTTVPLAIRGASARCLSAPTLGCDFSLAEEEKNVIIESSNCRLQVITQKPLIELSMEEIKGWLTNLGLECYTCELRRWGATGTKLIESSPQQIEKELEIKNILHRKKLLYAIESEKSDGVDFLGSDKMDNAAVLRWLDDIGLPQHKEAFQNGKIDGRMLHRLTTEDLLNLGVNAQLHAASLRRGIQVLRELNFEFDNLERRSTNGNGADGDNIHLWTNHRVMEWLRVVDLAEYAPNMRGSGVHGGLMVYEGRFTSELLAALLSISPGKTLLRRHLTTHFNQILGREVVQRKREIESTLGFVPLTLTARLKIPKKSQFTLKRKKSKNEVDYGNLVCPLEASPPGTPSTPVSTPSSPNLNSPIF
- the Liprin-beta gene encoding liprin-beta 1 isoform X4; the protein is MYMDEENSTITKIPIRSIMEEKDEGYARGSDTSETMFRTKQWDDRCIPSEGYDPPGAPNCDQEEDEFANIDCFEHHIYKSDSCFCQHRPLGYTEMIGLRGSVPNLCSTTSMTQMGSYSPFCSAFYNMSLCAKNHNCQENTKEHKGNQSNQSFDAGTKRPFRNRIDCEQRLRSQTDLFLRRKESFNCCSLQYFQISRKWKEYLVKTQERLRKLEDERAALRMEVSVLSEQVEAQSNKIQELETMLREKKDSLRRMEEVLQKEMLSRSALETQKLELLSSLSEMKLRQASLEHENLALHSTSPVLNGEKFGRHTSQYSSLPRPLSSSKKGVVFGKVPSLASGTHTTVPLAIRGASARCLSAPTLAEEEKNVIIESSNCRLQVITQKPLIELSMEEIKGWLTNLGLECYTCELRRWGATGTKLIESSPQQIEKELEIKNILHRKKLLYAIESEKSDGVDFLGSDKMDNAAVLRWLDDIGLPQHKEAFQNGKIDGRMLHRLTTEDLLNLGVNAQLHAASLRRGIQVLRELNFEFDNLERRSTNGNGADGDNIHLWTNHRVMEWLRVVDLAEYAPNMRGSGVHGGLMVYEGRFTSELLAALLSISPGKTLLRRHLTTHFNQILGREVVQRKREIESTLGFVPLTLTARLKIPKKSQFTLKRKKSKNEVDYGNLVCPLEASPPGTPSTPVSTPSSPNLNSPIF
- the Liprin-beta gene encoding liprin-beta 1 isoform X3, whose protein sequence is MYMDEENSTITKIPIRSIMEEKDEGYARGSDTSETMFRTKQWDDRCIPSEGYDPPGAPNCDQEEDEFANIDCFEHHIYKSDSCFCQHRPLGYTEMIGLRGSVPNLCSTTSMTQMGSYSPFCSAFYNMSLCAKNHNCQENTKEHKGNQSNQSFDAGTKRPFRNRIDCEQRLRSQTDLFLRRKESFNCCSLQYFQISRKWKEYLVKTQERLRKLEDERAALRMEVSVLSEQVEAQSNKIQELETMLREKKDSLRRMEEVLQKEMLSRSALETQKLELLSSLSEMKLRQASLEHENLALHSTSPVLNGEKFGRHTSQYSSLPRPLSSSKKGVVFGKVPSLASGTHTTVPLAIRGASARCLSAPTLGCDFSLAEEEKNVIIESSNCRLQVITQKPLIELSMEEIKGWLTNLGLECYTCELRRWGATGTKLIESSPQQIEKELEIKNILHRKKLLYAIESEKSDGVDFLGSDKMDNAAVLRWLDDIGLPQHKEAFQNGKIDGRMLHRLTTEDLLNLGVNAQLHAASLRRGIQVLRELNFEFDNLERRSTNGNGADGDNIHLWTNHRVMEWLRVVDLAEYAPNMRGSGVHGGLMVYEGRFTSELLAALLSISPGKTLLRRHLTTHFNQILGREVVQRKREIESTLGFVPLTLTARLKIPKKSQFTLKRKKSKNEVDYGNLVCPLEASPPGTPSTPVSTPSSPNLNSPIF
- the Liprin-beta gene encoding liprin-beta 1 isoform X9, encoding MIGLRGSVPNLCSTTSMTQMGSYSPFCSAFYNMSLCAKNHNCQENTKEHKGNQSNQSFDAGTKRPFRNRIDCEQRLRSQTDLFLRRKESFNCCSLQYFQISRKWKEYLVKTQERLRKLEDERAALRMEVSVLSEQVEAQSNKIQELETMLREKKDSLRRMEEVLQKEMLSRSALETQKLELLSSLSEMKLRQASLEHENLALHSTSPVLNGEKFGRHTSQYSSLPRPLSSSKKGVVFGKVPSLASGTHTTVPLAIRGASARCLSAPTLGCDFSLAEEEKNVIIESSNCRLQVITQKPLIELSMEEIKGWLTNLGLECYTCELRRWGATGTKLIESSPQQIEKELEIKNILHRKKLLYAIESEKSDGVDFLGSDKMDNAAVLRWLDDIGLPQHKEAFQNGKIDGRMLHRLTTEDLLNLGVNAQLHAASLRRGIQVLRELNFEFDNLERRSTNGNGADGDNIHLWTNHRVMEWLRVVDLAEYAPNMRGSGVHGGLMVYEGRFTSELLAALLSISPGKTLLRRHLTTHFNQILGREVVQRKREIESTLGFVPLTLTARLKIPKKSQFTLKRKKSKNEVDYGNLVCPLEASPPGTPSTPVSTPSSPNLNSPIF
- the Liprin-beta gene encoding liprin-beta 1 isoform X7 — encoded protein: MFYCFEYWQINFKSVKNIIVLFKIIYLDTISLRSNFALHEHIYLMVAAEDNIVIHRPLGYTEMIGLRGSVPNLCSTTSMTQMGSYSPFCSAFYNMSLCAKNHNCQENTKEHKGNQSNQSFDAGTKRPFRNRIDCEQRLRSQTDLFLRRKESFNCCSLQYFQISRKWKEYLVKTQERLRKLEDERAALRMEVSVLSEQVEAQSNKIQELETMLREKKDSLRRMEEVLQKEMLSRSALETQKLELLSSLSEMKLRQASLEHENLALHSTSPVLNGEKFGRHTSQYSSLPRPLSSSKKGVVFGKVPSLASGTHTTVPLAIRGASARCLSAPTLGCDFSLAEEEKNVIIESSNCRLQVITQKPLIELSMEEIKGWLTNLGLECYTCELRRWGATGTKLIESSPQQIEKELEIKNILHRKKLLYAIESEKSDGVDFLGSDKMDNAAVLRWLDDIGLPQHKEAFQNGKIDGRMLHRLTTEDLLNLGVNAQLHAASLRRGIQVLRELNFEFDNLERRSTNGNGADGDNIHLWTNHRVMEWLRVVDLAEYAPNMRGSGVHGGLMVYEGRFTSELLAALLSISPGKTLLRRHLTTHFNQILGREVVQRKREIESTLGFVPLTLTARLKIPKKSQFTLKRKKSKNEVDYGNLVCPLEASPPGTPSTPVSTPSSPNLNSPIF
- the Liprin-beta gene encoding liprin-beta 1 isoform X6 gives rise to the protein MYMDEENSTITKIPIRSIMEEKDEGYARGSDTSETMFRTKQWDDRCIPSEGYDPPGAPNCDQEEDEFANIDCFEHHIYKSDSCFCQHRPLGYTEMIGLRGSVPNLCSTTSMTQMGSYSPFCSAFYNMRSFLSFVLFFIIFAFIFIDILIWLYSLCAKNHNCQENTKEHKGNQSNQSFDAGTKRPFRNRIDCEQRLRSQTDLFLRRKESFNCCSLQYFQISRKWKEYLVKTQERLRKLEDERAALRMEVSVLSEQVEAQSNKIQELETMLREKKDSLRRMEEVLQKEMLSRSALETQKLELLSSLSEMKLRQASLEHENLALHSTSPVLNGEKFGRHTSQYSSLPRPLSSSKKGVVFAEEEKNVIIESSNCRLQVITQKPLIELSMEEIKGWLTNLGLECYTCELRRWGATGTKLIESSPQQIEKELEIKNILHRKKLLYAIESEKSDGVDFLGSDKMDNAAVLRWLDDIGLPQHKEAFQNGKIDGRMLHRLTTEDLLNLGVNAQLHAASLRRGIQVLRELNFEFDNLERRSTNGNGADGDNIHLWTNHRVMEWLRVVDLAEYAPNMRGSGVHGGLMVYEGRFTSELLAALLSISPGKTLLRRHLTTHFNQILGREVVQRKREIESTLGFVPLTLTARLKIPKKSQFTLKRKKSKNEVDYGNLVCPLEASPPGTPSTPVSTPSSPNLNSPIF
- the Liprin-beta gene encoding liprin-beta 1 isoform X2; the protein is MYMDEENSTITKIPIRSIMEEKDEGYARGSDTSETMFRTKQWDDRCIPSEGYDPPGAPNCDQEEDEFANIDCFEHHIYKSDSCFCQHRPLGYTEMIGLRGSVPNLCSTTSMTQMGSYSPFCSAFYNMRSFLSFVLFFIIFAFIFIDILIWLYSLCAKNHNCQENTKEHKGNQSNQSFDAGTKRPFRNRIDCEQRLRSQTDLFLRRKESFNCCSLQYFQISRKWKEYLVKTQERLRKLEDERAALRMEVSVLSEQVEAQSNKIQELETMLREKKDSLRRMEEVLQKEMLSRSALETQKLELLSSLSEMKLRQASLEHENLALHSTSPVLNGEKFGRHTSQYSSLPRPLSSSKKGVVFGKVPSLASGTHTTVPLAIRGASARCLSAPTLAEEEKNVIIESSNCRLQVITQKPLIELSMEEIKGWLTNLGLECYTCELRRWGATGTKLIESSPQQIEKELEIKNILHRKKLLYAIESEKSDGVDFLGSDKMDNAAVLRWLDDIGLPQHKEAFQNGKIDGRMLHRLTTEDLLNLGVNAQLHAASLRRGIQVLRELNFEFDNLERRSTNGNGADGDNIHLWTNHRVMEWLRVVDLAEYAPNMRGSGVHGGLMVYEGRFTSELLAALLSISPGKTLLRRHLTTHFNQILGREVVQRKREIESTLGFVPLTLTARLKIPKKSQFTLKRKKSKNEVDYGNLVCPLEASPPGTPSTPVSTPSSPNLNSPIF
- the Liprin-beta gene encoding liprin-beta 1 isoform X5: MFRTKQWDDRCIPSEGYDPPGAPNCDQEEDEFANIDCFEHHIYKSDSCFCQHRPLGYTEMIGLRGSVPNLCSTTSMTQMGSYSPFCSAFYNMRSFLSFVLFFIIFAFIFIDILIWLYSLCAKNHNCQENTKEHKGNQSNQSFDAGTKRPFRNRIDCEQRLRSQTDLFLRRKESFNCCSLQYFQISRKWKEYLVKTQERLRKLEDERAALRMEVSVLSEQVEAQSNKIQELETMLREKKDSLRRMEEVLQKEMLSRSALETQKLELLSSLSEMKLRQASLEHENLALHSTSPVLNGEKFGRHTSQYSSLPRPLSSSKKGVVFGKVPSLASGTHTTVPLAIRGASARCLSAPTLGCDFSLAEEEKNVIIESSNCRLQVITQKPLIELSMEEIKGWLTNLGLECYTCELRRWGATGTKLIESSPQQIEKELEIKNILHRKKLLYAIESEKSDGVDFLGSDKMDNAAVLRWLDDIGLPQHKEAFQNGKIDGRMLHRLTTEDLLNLGVNAQLHAASLRRGIQVLRELNFEFDNLERRSTNGNGADGDNIHLWTNHRVMEWLRVVDLAEYAPNMRGSGVHGGLMVYEGRFTSELLAALLSISPGKTLLRRHLTTHFNQILGREVVQRKREIESTLGFVPLTLTARLKIPKKSQFTLKRKKSKNEVDYGNLVCPLEASPPGTPSTPVSTPSSPNLNSPIF